The following are encoded together in the Candidatus Methylomirabilis oxygeniifera genome:
- the pyrG gene encoding CTP synthase (UTP--ammonia ligase) (CTP synthetase) (Evidence 2a : Function of homologous gene experimentally demonstrated in an other organism; PubMedId : 11500486, 15182359; Product type e : enzyme), whose translation MATKFIFVTGGVLSSLGKGLASASIGCLLESRGFKVTILKCDPYINIDPGTMNPFQHGEVFVTDDGAETDLDLGHYERFTDHVMTKANNVTAGQIYHSVITKERRGDYLGATVQVIPHITDEIKRAIHRVAAGVDVVIVEVGGTVGDIESLPFLEAIRQFRNDVGRENVLYIHLTLVPYIAPAGELKSKPTQHSVKELLQIGIQPDILLCRTDRLLPKDLKAKVALFCNVSEKAVITAKDVNNIYEVPLVLRSEGLDAIIVQMLGLPDAEADLSAWEAIVRKVKEPTTGVTIAVVGKYLELKDSYKSLTEAIIHGGIANDCRVHIKAIDAETVARDGPKEHLHDVAGILVPGGFGNRGVEGKIAAIAFAREEHIPFFGICLGMQCAVIEFARHVCGLQGANSREFDPNSPHPVIDLMPEQRGITSLGGTMRLGAYPCRIVVPSIAHQAYGTTEISERHRHRYEVNNDYRDILERHGMRLSGFSPDNMLVEMIELPDHPWFVGGQFHPEFKSCPKRPHPLFREFIKASLQRQETRV comes from the coding sequence ATGGCGACCAAGTTCATCTTTGTGACCGGCGGCGTATTGTCATCGCTCGGGAAGGGGTTGGCCTCCGCTTCCATCGGTTGTTTGTTGGAAAGCCGCGGCTTTAAGGTGACCATACTGAAATGCGATCCCTACATCAACATAGATCCCGGGACCATGAACCCGTTCCAGCACGGGGAGGTGTTTGTCACCGATGATGGCGCAGAGACCGATCTTGACCTGGGCCATTATGAGCGGTTTACCGACCATGTGATGACCAAGGCCAACAATGTGACCGCCGGGCAAATCTATCATTCGGTCATCACCAAAGAGCGGCGTGGGGACTACTTGGGCGCGACCGTTCAGGTGATCCCGCATATCACCGACGAAATCAAGCGCGCGATTCACCGGGTGGCAGCGGGTGTGGATGTTGTCATTGTTGAGGTCGGCGGGACGGTCGGCGATATCGAGAGTCTGCCCTTCCTTGAGGCGATTCGGCAGTTCAGGAACGACGTCGGGCGCGAGAACGTGCTGTATATCCATCTGACGTTGGTGCCGTATATCGCGCCGGCCGGCGAACTGAAGTCGAAACCGACTCAGCACAGCGTGAAGGAGCTGCTTCAGATCGGGATTCAGCCTGATATCCTGCTGTGCCGGACGGATCGGCTCCTTCCAAAAGACCTAAAGGCCAAGGTTGCGCTGTTCTGCAACGTCTCCGAAAAGGCGGTGATCACCGCGAAGGATGTGAACAATATCTATGAGGTGCCGCTGGTCCTGCGCAGTGAAGGGCTGGATGCCATTATTGTCCAGATGCTCGGCCTGCCGGATGCCGAGGCCGACCTGAGTGCCTGGGAGGCCATCGTTCGAAAGGTCAAGGAACCCACGACCGGCGTGACGATCGCAGTGGTCGGGAAATACCTTGAGCTGAAAGATTCGTACAAAAGCCTGACCGAGGCCATCATCCACGGCGGCATCGCCAACGATTGTCGAGTTCATATCAAGGCGATAGACGCAGAGACGGTGGCGCGCGACGGTCCAAAGGAGCATCTACACGATGTTGCCGGTATCTTAGTTCCTGGGGGCTTTGGAAATCGTGGGGTTGAGGGGAAGATTGCGGCGATCGCCTTTGCCCGCGAAGAGCACATCCCGTTCTTCGGAATCTGCCTGGGGATGCAGTGCGCGGTTATCGAATTTGCCAGACACGTATGCGGCTTACAGGGCGCCAACAGCCGCGAGTTTGACCCGAACTCTCCTCACCCGGTCATCGATCTCATGCCTGAACAGCGAGGGATTACCAGCTTGGGAGGGACGATGCGACTGGGCGCGTACCCGTGCCGTATCGTCGTACCGTCTATCGCCCACCAGGCCTACGGGACCACTGAGATCAGCGAACGCCATCGCCATCGTTATGAGGTGAACAATGACTATCGGGACATTCTGGAGCGTCATGGCATGCGATTGAGCGGGTTTTCGCCGGACAATATGCTGGTAGAGATGATCGAGCTTCCCGATCATCCGTGGTTCGTTGGCGGACAATTCCATCCCGAGTTCAAATCGTGTCCCAAGCGACCTCACCCGCTGTTCCGTGAGTTCATCAAGGCTTCGCTGCAACGGCAGGAGACTAGGGTCTAG
- the kdsA gene encoding 2-dehydro-3-deoxyphosphooctonate aldolase (3-deoxy-D-manno-octulosonic acid 8-phosphate synthetase; KDO-8-phosphate synthetase, KDOPS) (Evidence 2a : Function of homologous gene experimentally demonstrated in an other organism; PubMedId : 10220877, 12955602; Product type e : enzyme) — MALTRQVQIGKLTLGGGAPLLLVAGPCVIESEDHLLRVGEAIRTVCETCRVPFILKASYDKANRSSGRSFRGPGLEEGLRILERVKAKLDVPVISDVHDIQQISAAAQVLDILQIPAFLCRQTDLLVAAARSGKPVNVKKGQFLSPWDAGNIVEKLRSAGSEAIILTERGSSFGYNNLVVDIRSLPIMRSFGYPVLFDVTHSVQLPGGAGDASGGQPEFVPYVARAAVAAGVDGLFMEVHPDPANAPSDGPTMLRLDALPGLLNQLTAIERVVTPYVNG, encoded by the coding sequence ATGGCACTCACAAGACAGGTTCAGATCGGTAAACTCACGCTGGGCGGTGGAGCGCCGCTTCTCCTGGTGGCCGGCCCATGTGTCATTGAGAGCGAGGATCACCTGCTCAGGGTCGGTGAGGCGATCAGGACGGTCTGTGAGACATGCCGAGTTCCCTTCATCCTGAAGGCCTCTTATGATAAGGCGAATCGGTCGTCAGGCCGTTCGTTCCGCGGTCCGGGTCTAGAGGAGGGGCTTCGCATCCTGGAGCGGGTCAAGGCGAAGCTGGATGTGCCCGTGATCTCCGACGTCCACGACATACAGCAGATATCGGCCGCGGCTCAGGTGCTGGATATTCTTCAGATCCCGGCGTTCTTGTGTCGGCAGACCGACCTGCTTGTCGCCGCCGCAAGGTCAGGTAAACCGGTCAATGTGAAGAAGGGACAGTTTCTATCGCCATGGGATGCCGGCAATATTGTGGAGAAGCTCCGATCCGCCGGTTCTGAGGCGATCATTCTGACGGAGCGGGGAAGCAGTTTCGGCTACAACAACCTGGTGGTGGACATCCGTTCGCTCCCGATCATGCGCAGTTTCGGCTATCCGGTCCTGTTCGATGTCACCCACAGCGTACAACTGCCTGGCGGGGCGGGCGATGCCTCGGGAGGACAGCCGGAATTTGTCCCCTATGTTGCGCGCGCCGCTGTGGCGGCAGGGGTCGATGGGCTCTTTATGGAGGTCCATCCCGATCCCGCCAATGCGCCGAGCGACGGCCCTACCATGCTCCGGCTCGATGCGCTTCCGGGACTGCTGAATCAGTTGACCGCAATTGAGCGTGTGGTCACACCATACGTCAACGGATGA
- a CDS encoding Putative ABC transporter (permease and ATP-binding protein) (Evidence 3 : Function proposed based on presence of conserved amino acid motif, structural feature or limited homology; Product type t : transporter): MQTPLQQFLRVLRCAAPYRARVILAVVSLILIAVLNAVSIGSLQPIFDGLFAAEGIGSGISLPDPIMTLLGHRLVRFQAFLQAHRISTLTFIGGALFFVFVAKGALIYIQQLQLRYVAEGIQRDIRNDLYTHLHALSLGFFTRRSTGEIMSRLSSDVESLGDASTELFRNALREPFNIVGLIVLLFLIKWQLAILSLLVLPVALLPIVKFGSKIRRRGTLVQEGRAELNTILQETISGVRIVKAFGMEEYERRRYRHASEQLFKAVMRIAKVDALTSPVLEVLGSVGIVVAIWVGGYLVFSKSLTPGAFMAFLGALASLYQPVKRISQINNNIQRGMAGAARVFEIMDLRPDLVEQPGAATLGRMQEGIRFHNVSFAYGSERTVLRGISFGAKLGEIVAVVGSSGAGKSTMVNLIPRFYDPTEGVITIDGVDIARATLSSLRAQMGIVTQDTILFDDTILNNIAYGQRDVASDLVVEAARIANADEFIEALPERYETRIGERGVRLSGGEKQRIAIARAILKNPPILILDEATSALDAESERLVQEALDRLMQNRTTFVIAHRLSTVIRADKILVLDAGSCVEQGTHPELMALGGVYCRLYNTQRAHA; encoded by the coding sequence ATGCAAACTCCCCTGCAACAATTCCTTCGCGTGCTTCGCTGCGCCGCTCCCTACCGGGCGCGGGTCATTCTTGCCGTCGTTTCCCTGATCCTCATCGCCGTCCTCAATGCGGTGTCTATCGGTTCGCTCCAGCCGATCTTTGACGGTCTCTTCGCCGCGGAGGGCATCGGATCAGGGATCAGTCTGCCTGATCCGATCATGACCCTGCTCGGACATCGGCTGGTCCGGTTTCAGGCGTTCCTCCAGGCTCATCGGATCAGCACCCTCACCTTTATCGGCGGGGCCCTCTTCTTCGTCTTTGTGGCGAAAGGCGCGCTTATTTACATCCAACAACTGCAACTACGGTATGTGGCGGAGGGGATTCAGCGGGATATCCGAAACGATCTGTACACGCATCTGCACGCGCTGTCCCTCGGCTTTTTTACGCGACGCTCGACAGGCGAGATCATGTCCCGCCTCAGCTCTGACGTCGAAAGCCTTGGCGACGCTTCGACCGAACTCTTCCGTAACGCCCTGAGGGAGCCGTTCAATATTGTCGGGCTCATCGTATTGCTCTTTCTGATCAAGTGGCAGCTCGCGATCCTGTCGTTGCTCGTCCTGCCGGTGGCGCTCCTGCCGATTGTGAAGTTCGGTTCCAAGATCCGTCGCAGGGGAACCCTGGTCCAAGAGGGGCGCGCCGAATTGAATACGATCCTGCAGGAAACGATTTCCGGCGTCAGGATCGTCAAGGCCTTCGGCATGGAAGAGTATGAGCGGAGACGGTACCGCCATGCCAGTGAGCAGCTTTTCAAAGCCGTGATGCGGATCGCCAAGGTTGATGCGCTGACCTCGCCGGTCCTTGAGGTTCTCGGGTCCGTAGGTATTGTTGTCGCGATCTGGGTCGGCGGCTATCTGGTATTTTCAAAAAGTTTGACCCCTGGAGCGTTCATGGCGTTCCTCGGAGCGCTCGCGTCCCTCTATCAACCGGTCAAGCGGATCAGCCAGATCAATAACAATATTCAGCGCGGAATGGCCGGCGCCGCGCGGGTATTTGAGATCATGGACCTCCGTCCCGATCTGGTGGAGCAGCCTGGTGCCGCGACGCTCGGGCGGATGCAGGAAGGGATACGGTTCCACAACGTGTCCTTCGCCTATGGATCGGAACGGACCGTGCTGCGCGGCATCAGTTTCGGAGCCAAGCTGGGTGAGATCGTTGCGGTCGTCGGCAGCAGCGGGGCCGGGAAGAGCACCATGGTCAACCTCATCCCGCGCTTCTACGATCCGACGGAGGGCGTCATTACAATCGATGGGGTCGATATCGCGCGGGCAACCCTGTCGTCGTTGCGCGCACAGATGGGGATCGTGACCCAGGACACGATCTTATTCGACGACACCATCCTGAACAATATCGCCTACGGGCAGCGTGACGTCGCGTCGGATCTCGTCGTAGAGGCCGCCAGGATTGCCAACGCCGACGAGTTCATCGAGGCCCTCCCGGAGCGGTACGAGACCAGGATCGGCGAGCGGGGTGTCCGGCTGTCCGGCGGAGAGAAGCAGCGGATCGCCATCGCGAGGGCGATCCTGAAGAACCCGCCTATCCTGATCCTGGATGAAGCGACATCGGCCCTCGACGCAGAGTCGGAGCGGCTGGTGCAGGAGGCGCTGGATCGGCTGATGCAGAATCGGACCACCTTTGTGATCGCGCACCGGCTGTCCACCGTGATTCGGGCCGACAAGATTCTGGTGCTGGACGCCGGAAGCTGCGTCGAGCAAGGGACGCACCCGGAGCTGATGGCGCTAGGCGGGGTCTATTGCCGACTGTACAATACACAGCGTGCTCACGCCTGA
- the kpsF gene encoding Arabinose 5-phosphate isomerase (Evidence 2a : Function of homologous gene experimentally demonstrated in an other organism; PubMedId : 11956197; Product type e : enzyme) codes for MIADRGRQVLQIEAEAILALIPKLDERFDRVVEILRDCRGRVVLTGMGKSGSVAQKIASTMASTGTPAFFLHPAEGGHGDLGMLVRGDVVIAVSNSGETDELVGLLPAIKRLGLMLIALVGDPASTLARQSDVAIDVGVAKEACPLALAPTASTTAALAMGDALAVALLEQRGFTEADFALLHPAGSLGRRLLWRVQDLMRVGEQLPIIRQDALMSEALAEISRKRLGMTAVVDETGIVIGIITDGDLRRALSQGVDLLQRQARDCMTPHPKTIDRDALAAKALEVMERHAITSLLIVDPKGNPEGVIHLHDLLRAGVV; via the coding sequence ATGATTGCCGATCGAGGGCGACAAGTGCTCCAGATCGAGGCTGAGGCGATTCTGGCCTTGATTCCGAAACTCGACGAGCGGTTCGATCGGGTCGTCGAGATCCTCCGGGATTGCCGGGGCCGGGTCGTGCTGACCGGTATGGGCAAATCCGGATCGGTGGCTCAGAAGATCGCCTCTACCATGGCCAGCACCGGAACCCCTGCGTTCTTTCTCCATCCCGCCGAGGGGGGGCATGGCGACCTGGGGATGCTGGTCCGTGGCGATGTGGTGATTGCGGTGTCGAACAGTGGTGAGACGGATGAACTCGTCGGCCTGCTTCCCGCGATCAAACGGCTTGGCCTCATGCTGATCGCGCTGGTCGGTGATCCCGCTTCCACCCTGGCCAGACAGAGTGACGTCGCCATCGATGTCGGCGTCGCGAAAGAGGCCTGTCCGCTGGCGTTGGCGCCTACCGCCAGCACCACCGCCGCCCTGGCTATGGGCGATGCCCTTGCGGTGGCCCTGCTCGAGCAACGCGGTTTCACCGAGGCCGACTTCGCCCTCCTGCATCCGGCCGGCAGCCTGGGGCGGCGATTGTTGTGGCGGGTGCAAGACCTCATGCGTGTCGGCGAGCAACTTCCCATCATCAGACAGGATGCGCTCATGAGTGAGGCGCTTGCTGAGATTTCGCGAAAGCGGCTTGGGATGACCGCTGTGGTGGACGAGACCGGGATCGTTATCGGGATCATTACCGATGGCGACCTGCGTCGGGCGCTCTCACAAGGGGTCGATCTGTTGCAGCGGCAGGCCAGGGACTGTATGACGCCACACCCCAAGACCATCGACAGGGATGCCCTTGCTGCCAAAGCGCTGGAGGTCATGGAGCGGCACGCGATTACCTCGCTGCTGATCGTGGATCCCAAGGGGAACCCGGAGGGGGTTATCCATCTGCACGACCTGCTGCGAGCTGGGGTGGTATGA
- a CDS encoding membrane protein of unknown function (Evidence 5 : No homology to any previously reported sequences) gives MSKEEMADARGGQRAVWKDRYVAYSETALQYGLVALIVLLPSASLRSVKGVLLIGLIVIWIVRMLVVRDVALRRTPLDAPLMAYIGWIAVTLITATHVVYSLGELLKLMVSVLVFYLVVNQVRDRHAARRLLSAVALTTFAVSSYGIFKFFLIQQGSLTDRAVRANSLTPDYHWLSTYLILTIPVVLCLAMIQDDRRSRLFLWITCALSCGALFLTYTRGAWVALLVELAVYGWARRKRSYVILAGGTILAVLVGLLLLVSKNGTMAFGPSADTLNPYTLMTRIKTAGLAVQEVSKHPLMGIGYGGKTMAKVYADAPEVKEANHPHNLYVEVALGTGIPGLILLLWVLFAALRAMWRGMAAAADPFGRAVLLGVGTAVVGVIVSNLFDHIFAGGMAHLFWALMALAVGVDAGQARQKAGIGEPGRILVIKLRYLGDVLLSTPVLAALRTTFPKAGLSMLVNPGTEAMIATNPHLDEVLIAERAGSPLRQLEFVAALRRRRFDLVVDLTDGDRAAILSRLTGAAIRVGFSREGRWRGRLYTHLVPVQEQPMPMVRQHLMALEILGIPPIDSLPALRIRATDEAAACAALGAIEISPGERFVAVHPGARWWFKSWPAARFASLIDYIQGKLGIKVVLLGSVADQQTAEAILDEVETGCRSLVGRLTLLELAGLLRQATLLVGNDNGPMHIAAAMGTPVVGLFGPADPRVWGPAGEGHAVLYKGVDCRPCFPGGCRRGEQNCMRLIALDEVISVVERMLRQPCLCDSRQAPARTEVL, from the coding sequence GTGAGCAAGGAAGAGATGGCGGACGCACGGGGCGGACAGCGTGCGGTGTGGAAGGATCGGTACGTGGCGTATTCGGAGACAGCGCTTCAATACGGCCTCGTTGCGCTGATCGTCCTGCTGCCGTCGGCCTCACTGCGATCCGTGAAGGGCGTTCTCCTGATCGGCCTGATCGTCATCTGGATTGTACGCATGCTGGTTGTACGGGATGTTGCTCTGCGGAGGACGCCGTTGGATGCGCCGCTCATGGCGTACATCGGCTGGATTGCCGTCACTCTCATCACGGCCACTCATGTAGTGTACAGCCTGGGAGAGTTGCTGAAGCTCATGGTGAGTGTGCTTGTATTCTACCTCGTCGTCAATCAGGTGCGAGACAGGCACGCGGCGCGAAGGCTCCTTTCCGCCGTCGCACTGACCACGTTCGCGGTCAGCAGCTACGGCATCTTCAAGTTCTTCCTGATTCAGCAAGGGAGCCTTACCGACAGGGCCGTCAGGGCCAATTCGTTGACTCCTGATTACCACTGGCTGAGCACCTATCTGATTTTGACCATCCCGGTCGTGCTGTGCCTTGCGATGATACAGGACGATCGGCGATCCAGACTGTTTCTCTGGATCACGTGCGCGCTTTCGTGCGGCGCGCTTTTTCTCACGTACACCAGGGGGGCGTGGGTGGCCCTTCTGGTCGAACTGGCCGTGTATGGGTGGGCCAGGCGAAAGCGGTCATACGTCATCCTGGCCGGGGGGACCATCCTCGCGGTGTTGGTCGGTCTGCTGTTGCTCGTATCAAAAAACGGCACCATGGCTTTCGGCCCGAGCGCCGACACGTTGAATCCTTACACGTTGATGACGCGGATAAAGACTGCCGGCCTGGCTGTCCAGGAGGTCTCGAAACATCCGCTGATGGGGATCGGTTATGGCGGGAAGACCATGGCCAAGGTCTATGCGGATGCCCCGGAAGTGAAAGAAGCCAACCACCCTCACAATCTGTACGTTGAAGTTGCGCTTGGGACCGGGATTCCGGGCCTGATTCTGCTGCTGTGGGTGTTGTTTGCCGCACTCAGGGCGATGTGGAGGGGGATGGCCGCGGCTGCCGATCCGTTCGGACGCGCGGTTCTACTCGGCGTGGGAACGGCAGTTGTGGGGGTCATTGTCAGCAACCTGTTCGATCACATCTTTGCGGGAGGCATGGCCCACCTCTTCTGGGCGCTGATGGCCTTAGCGGTCGGTGTCGATGCGGGTCAAGCAAGGCAGAAGGCAGGGATCGGGGAACCGGGGAGGATCCTTGTGATCAAGCTCCGGTATCTGGGCGATGTATTGCTGAGCACGCCCGTCCTGGCCGCTCTTCGGACGACATTTCCGAAGGCCGGCCTCTCAATGCTCGTCAATCCCGGCACCGAGGCGATGATCGCCACTAATCCTCATCTGGACGAGGTGCTGATCGCGGAGCGGGCAGGGTCGCCGCTGCGTCAATTGGAATTCGTCGCCGCGCTCCGTCGGCGCCGCTTTGATCTCGTGGTTGATCTGACCGATGGAGATCGAGCGGCGATCCTGAGTCGACTGACCGGGGCTGCCATCAGGGTCGGGTTCAGTCGAGAAGGTCGCTGGCGTGGGCGACTGTACACGCATCTGGTTCCGGTGCAGGAGCAGCCGATGCCGATGGTCCGTCAGCACCTGATGGCCCTGGAGATACTGGGGATTCCGCCTATTGACTCATTGCCTGCGCTCAGGATTCGAGCGACCGATGAGGCGGCGGCCTGCGCTGCCCTCGGCGCTATCGAGATCTCGCCCGGTGAGCGCTTCGTGGCTGTGCATCCCGGCGCCCGATGGTGGTTCAAGAGCTGGCCTGCTGCGCGATTTGCGAGTCTTATCGACTATATCCAGGGGAAGCTCGGGATCAAGGTGGTGCTGCTCGGTTCAGTTGCAGATCAACAGACCGCAGAGGCGATCCTGGACGAGGTAGAAACCGGCTGCCGTTCGCTGGTGGGGCGACTGACGCTCCTTGAGCTGGCCGGGCTGCTTCGACAGGCGACCCTCCTTGTCGGCAACGATAACGGACCGATGCATATCGCGGCTGCGATGGGGACGCCCGTGGTCGGTCTGTTTGGTCCTGCCGATCCAAGGGTCTGGGGACCGGCCGGTGAGGGGCATGCCGTACTCTACAAAGGGGTGGATTGCCGGCCCTGCTTCCCAGGTGGGTGCCGGCGTGGAGAGCAGAACTGTATGCGATTGATCGCGCTTGACGAGGTGATTTCTGTTGTGGAGCGGATGCTCAGACAGCCCTGCCTGTGCGACAGCAGACAGGCGCCGGCGCGGACGGAGGTTCTATGA
- a CDS encoding Similar to glucosyl-transferase (modular protein) — MLTPEATMADLTATIITHNEEKTIQACLESVTWAKEIVIVDSGSSDRTLEICRGYTDKIVHHPWAGFIEQKNFAVSLATYDWILNLDADERVPEELRLAIERELSAPRHDGYRIARRNYFLGRWIRHGGWYPDRVLRLFDRRTGRFGGVNPHAYFVIPEGSVGFIDSDLIHYTYQDLSQYLQKQDWYSGISASERVKWGRRSDSITQIELLLRAMLKFVQVYLLKRGFLDGMHGWIVAAGASYFNIFKYAKVWEAGCTRDRIVKEAPTDGLAGSSIHGQLWRLDAETQAGAEAVEHLGDVGWIDVAVQPFLTFAKVYLYRQACRNGLRGLVDATLMSFHIFVRHVKAWELLLRRERLRE, encoded by the coding sequence GTGCTCACGCCTGAGGCAACGATGGCCGATCTGACTGCGACGATCATCACCCATAACGAGGAAAAGACTATCCAGGCGTGCCTGGAGAGCGTGACGTGGGCGAAGGAGATCGTGATAGTGGACTCCGGCAGTTCGGACCGCACCCTGGAGATCTGCCGGGGCTACACCGATAAGATTGTGCATCATCCATGGGCCGGATTCATCGAGCAGAAGAATTTTGCCGTCTCCCTTGCCACGTATGATTGGATTCTGAACCTTGACGCCGACGAACGAGTGCCCGAAGAGCTTCGTCTGGCCATTGAGCGGGAGCTGTCGGCGCCCCGCCACGACGGGTATCGGATTGCGCGCAGGAACTACTTCCTGGGACGGTGGATACGACATGGGGGGTGGTATCCCGATCGAGTGCTTCGCCTGTTTGATCGACGCACAGGGCGGTTCGGGGGCGTGAATCCCCACGCCTACTTCGTCATTCCTGAAGGCTCCGTAGGCTTCATTGACAGCGATCTGATCCATTACACCTATCAAGACCTCTCGCAATATCTCCAAAAGCAGGACTGGTACTCAGGGATCTCGGCATCGGAACGGGTCAAGTGGGGGCGGCGGTCCGATTCGATCACACAGATAGAACTGCTGCTGCGGGCGATGCTGAAGTTTGTACAGGTGTATCTACTCAAGCGGGGATTTCTGGATGGGATGCATGGGTGGATTGTCGCAGCGGGTGCGTCCTACTTCAATATTTTTAAGTATGCCAAGGTATGGGAGGCGGGGTGTACCCGCGATCGAATCGTGAAAGAGGCTCCGACCGACGGCCTCGCCGGGTCGAGCATCCATGGGCAGCTCTGGCGGCTTGACGCCGAGACCCAGGCCGGCGCCGAGGCGGTGGAACACCTCGGCGATGTCGGCTGGATCGATGTCGCCGTTCAACCCTTCTTGACCTTTGCGAAGGTGTATCTGTATCGGCAGGCCTGTCGCAATGGGTTGCGCGGGCTGGTTGACGCAACATTGATGAGTTTCCATATCTTTGTTCGGCATGTGAAGGCATGGGAACTGCTGTTGCGCCGTGAAAGGCTGCGTGAGTGA
- a CDS encoding membrane protein of unknown function (Evidence 5 : No homology to any previously reported sequences) yields the protein MGGLLEKEWLVLCVLLIWTLFVYYSHLGIPLRGDEGMYAAIARRMVRTGDWLHLVYEGRPYMNKPPLHFWLMALSLVLWGPSEFAVRFPSATFGIGMVCLAYVSGRMLFDRRLGVIAAIITTSTLTAVWHAHQARFDVELAFWMNLGFFFFYLAYRGGERRVGYLCCAFLSIAVGVMLKGPVGAILPGVTALAFVVMTRRSKVCIEIPYLLGGLVIFLLVTVPYYVSLGETFNRHFFIEENLTRVFHAPNSPFLYLVMIFAGFLPWSLFLPCVGLYLWRSRSRALGEADLLLRIWCTGFFVLLSLPAGKAERFLVYLIPPLALLMARYWDYLFQHTDTVTSAERRVLKFATFFLGLVGVLGVFIGPWILRQRFLMAGDVWPVPLALLMGIGCIAVLYAAYRCRPPAIFSSVTAVAVVMTVGLVQYFYPALARYESAKAIAQQVRAVVGDSPLVIYHPGRSLGEDILYYLDRPSPVPELQTPDEIYAAFETRQQVFGLLSKSSFEELERQGKLPIMRLADHSYRQRDFVLVKNRARL from the coding sequence ATGGGGGGATTACTTGAAAAAGAGTGGTTGGTTTTGTGCGTTCTACTCATCTGGACACTTTTTGTCTACTACTCGCATCTGGGCATACCCCTCAGAGGTGACGAGGGGATGTATGCGGCCATTGCGCGAAGAATGGTTCGGACCGGGGACTGGTTGCACCTTGTGTACGAGGGGCGGCCTTACATGAATAAACCCCCCCTGCATTTCTGGCTTATGGCGCTGTCCCTTGTATTGTGGGGGCCGAGTGAGTTTGCCGTTCGATTTCCGTCGGCGACCTTTGGGATCGGTATGGTCTGTCTTGCGTACGTCAGCGGCCGGATGCTGTTCGATCGACGGCTTGGCGTGATCGCAGCGATCATCACGACCTCCACGCTTACCGCTGTCTGGCACGCCCATCAAGCGAGATTCGATGTGGAGCTTGCCTTTTGGATGAATCTTGGGTTCTTCTTCTTTTATCTGGCGTACCGCGGAGGTGAGCGACGTGTCGGCTATCTCTGTTGTGCCTTTCTGTCGATCGCCGTGGGAGTGATGCTGAAGGGTCCTGTAGGCGCCATCCTGCCGGGCGTGACGGCCCTTGCCTTTGTGGTAATGACGCGGCGATCCAAGGTATGTATCGAAATCCCGTACCTGCTGGGCGGTCTGGTCATATTTCTCCTCGTCACCGTACCCTACTATGTAAGCTTGGGTGAAACGTTCAACCGACACTTTTTTATCGAGGAGAATCTGACCCGCGTCTTCCATGCGCCCAACTCACCGTTTCTCTATCTCGTCATGATCTTTGCAGGGTTTCTCCCCTGGAGCCTCTTTCTCCCGTGTGTCGGTCTGTACCTCTGGAGGTCGCGTTCTCGTGCTCTTGGCGAAGCGGATCTGCTGCTCCGCATCTGGTGCACCGGCTTTTTTGTGCTCTTAAGTCTACCGGCGGGGAAGGCTGAGCGATTTCTTGTCTATCTCATCCCGCCCTTGGCTCTCTTGATGGCCCGATACTGGGATTATCTGTTTCAGCATACCGATACCGTGACGTCAGCGGAACGTCGCGTGCTCAAGTTCGCGACCTTCTTTCTGGGTCTCGTCGGCGTGCTGGGCGTGTTTATTGGACCATGGATTCTGCGTCAGCGATTCCTTATGGCCGGCGATGTCTGGCCGGTACCCCTGGCGTTGCTTATGGGCATCGGGTGTATCGCTGTGCTGTACGCCGCCTACAGGTGCCGCCCGCCTGCTATCTTTTCGAGTGTGACGGCGGTCGCCGTCGTCATGACCGTCGGTCTTGTTCAGTACTTTTATCCCGCGCTTGCCAGATACGAATCTGCCAAGGCGATTGCCCAGCAGGTCCGCGCGGTTGTGGGCGACTCCCCTCTGGTGATTTATCATCCGGGCCGGTCGTTAGGTGAGGATATCCTGTATTATCTGGATCGACCGTCGCCGGTGCCGGAACTCCAGACCCCTGACGAGATCTACGCGGCCTTTGAGACCCGCCAGCAGGTCTTCGGTCTTCTGAGCAAGAGCAGCTTTGAGGAGCTTGAGCGCCAGGGTAAACTGCCGATTATGCGTCTCGCGGATCATTCATATCGCCAGCGGGACTTTGTCCTGGTGAAGAATCGGGCGCGGTTATAA